Within the Equus przewalskii isolate Varuska chromosome 1, EquPr2, whole genome shotgun sequence genome, the region CGGCCTAGGTTGGGCTCTGAGCCTGCGCGGGTCCCCGTTCTCCTGGCTCAGGCTGCGCTTCACGAGGGAACGGTCCGTGGGCTGGATCATGGGGCCGGGGTGAAGCTGGGGGCTCAGGTTGCCATCTGGGAACCAAGCTGCGACTTCGCGACCGGAAAATGCCCGAGCAAGCGGGAGGCCAGGGCCGTCCCCGTGCCCCGACCCGGCAGAGGACAGTCCTACGGGCTGGGAGGGGACAAGGCGACAGGGAACCGCCCGCCCGGCAGCGCGCGCGAGTCGGCGTCCTGGCGCGTGGCCCCGGGACAGGCCTGGCCACCACGAGCCGTTTGTCAGTGAAACTGGACCAGATTCGCGCGGGCCCAGTCTGGTCTGCCCGCTGACTCTGAGGCCCATCTGCATCCCGGAGAGTACTCCCGAAAACGTTTGCTGTGCTCCCCCAAACCCGACCCCGGGGCGGCCGTGTCCCCCGATAGCGCCGGCCGGctccccgcgcccgcccgcccgctgGGGCTCTTCCCCGAACGGGGCGCACGGAGCGTGCCGAGTGGATCCTCAAATCTGCATTCTTTCGGGCGATAAAATATGTTCTcgtattttttcctgatttcccaTTAAAACCTTTGCCTAACTAAACTCCCATCCAGCGGGATTTATTTCGTCCCCGGGGAGATAAATCAGGGGGCAAATTTACAGCCCGGGAGGCACCTGCCGCGCTAATGGGCGCTTCATGGAGTGCgggccgcgggcgggcgggcggggcgcgggccAATGGCGGGGCCGCGGCACCGGGAGCCAATCAGCGCGCGCGCCGCCCGGGGCCCCGCGGTTATCTGCGCGTCCGACCCGCGCGGCGCCGCTCCGACCGGCCCCGGAGCCGCTGCCGCCACCGCCGCCCGCCGTCCGTCCGTCGGTCCGTCCGCCCGCCCGCCACCGCCCAGCCCACGCCGGCCCGccgccctcccgccctccctccggGCCGTCGgcgcccgcgccccgcgccccgcgcccccgctGCAGCTGCGCCCCGCGAACTTCCCggccggcgggcggcggcggggcccggATGGGCACtcgggccggcggcggcggcgcccatGGACGCTAACCGCCCGGGCGCGTTCGTGCTGAGCAGCGCGCCGCTGGCCGCGCTGCACAACATGGCCGAGATGAAGACGTCTCTGTTCCCGTACGCGCTGCAGGGCCCGGCCGGCTTCAAGGCGCCCGCGCTGGGCGGCCTTGGCGCGCAGCTGCCGCTCGGCACCCCGCACGGCATCAGCGACATCCTGGGGCGGCCCGTGGGCGCGGCGGGCGGCGGTCTCCTGGGCGGCCTGCCCCGACTCAACGGGCTCGCCTCGTCCGCCGGCGTCTACTTCGGGCCCGCGGCCGCCGTGGCGCGCGGCTATCCCAAGCCACTGGCCGAGCTGCCCGGCCGCCCGCCCATCTTCTGGCCCGGCGTGGTGCAGGGCTCGCCCTGGAGGGACCCGCGCCTGGCCGGCCCGGGTAAGTGGCGCGCGCGGGGTCCGGCGTGGGGCGGTGGGGCCACCGGCTGCGCTCACCCGCCCTCCCTTGCAGCCCAGGCCGGCGGGGTCCTGGACAAGGACGGCAAGAAGAAGCACTCGCGGCCGACCTTCTCGGGCCAGCAGATCTTCGCGCTGGAGAAGACCTTCGAGCAAACCAAGTACCTGGCGGGGCCGGAGCGGGCGCGCCTCGCCTACTCCCTGGGCATGACCGAGAGCCAAGTCAAGGTGAGGCGGCCTCCGCGGGTCCCGCCGCGCCCAGCAGACACGGCCCCCGCGTCCTGCGAACGGTCTGCGAGCGGCCGCCGGCCTCGGCCTCCGCCCGGGAGGCGCCGCTGCTCTGCGGCCGGGACCGAAGTGCTGGCCGCGGGCGTCCCTCCGCGTCCACGCGGGCGGCGGGGTCACGGCCGGGGACTGCCGAGGGGCCGCGTTGCAGAGGCCTGGGCGCTTCGGGAGGCGCCGGCTGACGGTCACCCTCCGCCCCAGGTGTGGTTCCAGAACCGCCGGACCAAGTGGCGCAAGCGGCACGCGGCGGAGATGGCGTCGGCCAAGAAGAAGCAGGACTCGGACGCCGAGAAGCTGAAGGTGGGCGGCTCGGACGCGGAGGACGACGACGAGTACAACCGGCCCCTGGACCCCAACTCGGACGACGAGAAGATCACGCGGCTGCTCAAGAAGCACAAACCCTCGAACTTGGCGCTGGTCAGCCCgtgcggcggcggcgcgggggaCGCCTCGTGAGGACGCGCGGCCGAGCCCCCGGGGTTCGCAGctgcccgcgccccgcgcccgcaCCGGAGCGGCgcgtgcatatatatttttacagaatAAGTTACACGACGGCCGGGCTCGGGCTCGGCGCAGGACCGGCGGAATCACTTTGTATgatcaataaattatttaacacGTCCCGTCGGAGCCGGGCTCCCGAGGCTGCACCGCGTGTCTCTTACGGAAAACCCGGCGAGGCGCCCTGCGCGGCCCGGCGGGAGGCGGGGCCCGTCCCCCGTCCCTTGTCCCCGTCTCCGGTCTCTTGTCCTCGTACCCGGTCCCCGTTCCGTGTCCCCTGTCCAGTCTTCGTCCTCACAGAGCCCGCGCCTTCGGCCAGAGGGTCACCTGGGTCCGGCGCGGCGGGCTGGGCGGCCGCGGGCGCGATGGCCCCTCCCCGCGGCCCGGGCGGTGGCGCAGGGACGAGGACGCAGCGGCGGCCGCGCGGGCAGAGTCGGACGGCGGGGACCGAGCGGGGCGCCGGCAGGTGCGACGCGCGGCAGCAGGTACGGCCCCCCTTCACCTTTCCCCTCCGATTCGGGGGCCTCCCGCGGCCCCAGCCCCGGACAGCCGCTCGGAGCGCTGCGGTGCCGGCTAGGAGGACGGGTTTGGGGGCGGACTGAAGCACATTCGGCCCCGACAGGGCAGGTGGGCCGCCCGTGTGGCCCTCTTTTCCGCGACCCGGGGACGGGGCAGGTTGTGACCCGATTACAGGCGTCTAAAAACGCCTTAGACAGCAGACCTGAAAACGCTCACCTCGGGCGAAATAGACCAGGTTTCAAGTCCTCTGCACCGCGGCCCTCCAGCTACCGATTTAGAGAGCTTTCATGGGTAGAAAACGCTATTTAATTTACCTGGGACTCAAAGAGAAATCCAAAACAATTCTCCCCGCCGGGGTCAGCACACTCGGCTGCGCCGGCGTCCTGGGGAGGATGGTCCCCGCCGCGGGGACCCGGGCCCCTCCGCCCCGCAGCAGCGCGGCGCCTCGGGATCCGCGAGGACCGAGCCCGCGGCGCAGCC harbors:
- the NKX6-2 gene encoding homeobox protein Nkx-6.2; this translates as MDANRPGAFVLSSAPLAALHNMAEMKTSLFPYALQGPAGFKAPALGGLGAQLPLGTPHGISDILGRPVGAAGGGLLGGLPRLNGLASSAGVYFGPAAAVARGYPKPLAELPGRPPIFWPGVVQGSPWRDPRLAGPAQAGGVLDKDGKKKHSRPTFSGQQIFALEKTFEQTKYLAGPERARLAYSLGMTESQVKVWFQNRRTKWRKRHAAEMASAKKKQDSDAEKLKVGGSDAEDDDEYNRPLDPNSDDEKITRLLKKHKPSNLALVSPCGGGAGDAS